One genomic segment of Natrononativus amylolyticus includes these proteins:
- a CDS encoding PAS domain-containing protein has protein sequence MSLDGRHSINEVIGEVTRGLVPAITANEIQQRVCEEFVASELYSFVWIGRYNPEKEEIIPAASAGFAEKTLNEVPAKEEPPPQELANEVVRTREVAVRQNLIDDPPCEDWRDHARKQDYQTCAAIPLVYEKTLYGVLQLATTRSQGFGTAERESLAELGVTIAYAVETAESHANTDSTDRKEAETELTGVTPEPEQERRLYETIISSTPDLVYAFDLDYRFIFANEALLEMWGQTFEESIGKTLREIGYEPWHAEMHEREIDHVVETKEPIRGEVGFEHAELGRRIYDYIFAPVLNDEGEVEAIAGTTRDITERKEAEEALQKSEERFRALLDASSDVVYRMSHDWSQMQYLEGQDFIANIQEPTSDWLEKYIHPDDRERVTEAIDEAIRTKSTFELEHRVDQVDGTVGWTFSRAVPMLDDGGNIVEWIGMASDITEEKNRERDLERALDLLEKTELIADVGGWEIDPDTMDVFWTDHIFDLLEVPDDEEPPLEEALDMYHEDDQPVVEGAVENALDSGEPFDVEVRIRTASDEIRWLRLQGVPEIDDGDTVSFRGAAQDITEQVERERKLEETIDQLEESNERLESLASMIAHELRNPVAIGQIYSQRLPAETAPEAVDYVVEAFDRIENIVDVLLVLTHGRETVGERTPVSLVNVVQDAWDEVDAPDATLHVDIDGEIRGDQTYLQHLFRNLLENAVQHGGADVTVQVGGGSNEFFVADDGSGIPAENRDDVFKSGFTTTADEGGTGLGLAFVRELADLYGWSCAVSESAAGGARIEFQDVDFVSAG, from the coding sequence CACCTCCACAGGAACTGGCAAACGAGGTAGTGCGCACACGGGAGGTCGCGGTTAGACAGAATCTCATTGACGACCCTCCTTGTGAGGATTGGCGCGACCACGCCCGCAAACAAGACTACCAAACCTGCGCGGCCATCCCCCTCGTGTACGAAAAGACGCTATACGGTGTCTTGCAGCTGGCAACTACCCGGTCGCAAGGATTTGGGACGGCCGAGCGAGAATCGCTCGCAGAGTTAGGAGTAACGATCGCGTACGCCGTCGAGACTGCGGAGTCGCACGCGAATACTGATAGCACCGACCGCAAGGAAGCGGAGACAGAGCTGACGGGAGTGACCCCTGAGCCTGAACAGGAGCGGCGGCTCTACGAGACTATTATCTCAAGTACTCCCGACCTTGTGTACGCGTTCGATCTCGACTATCGCTTCATATTCGCCAACGAGGCGCTGCTGGAAATGTGGGGTCAGACCTTCGAAGAGTCCATAGGAAAGACCCTGCGGGAAATTGGCTACGAGCCGTGGCACGCGGAGATGCACGAACGCGAGATTGACCACGTTGTAGAGACAAAAGAACCCATCCGCGGCGAGGTAGGGTTCGAGCATGCCGAACTCGGTCGCCGAATCTACGACTATATCTTTGCACCGGTACTCAACGACGAGGGGGAAGTCGAAGCCATCGCCGGGACAACGCGTGATATAACCGAGCGCAAGGAGGCCGAGGAGGCACTTCAGAAAAGCGAGGAGCGATTCCGAGCGTTGCTCGACGCCAGCTCGGACGTCGTGTATCGCATGAGCCACGATTGGAGCCAAATGCAATACCTCGAGGGGCAGGACTTCATCGCCAATATACAGGAACCGACCAGTGATTGGCTTGAGAAATACATTCACCCGGATGACCGGGAGCGTGTCACGGAGGCCATCGACGAAGCGATTCGAACCAAGAGCACCTTCGAGCTGGAACACCGGGTAGACCAGGTCGATGGAACTGTTGGCTGGACGTTCTCACGTGCGGTACCGATGCTAGACGATGGCGGAAACATCGTTGAATGGATCGGTATGGCGAGCGACATCACCGAAGAGAAGAATCGCGAACGCGACCTCGAACGGGCGCTCGACCTGCTCGAGAAAACCGAGCTCATCGCCGACGTTGGCGGCTGGGAGATCGACCCGGACACGATGGACGTGTTCTGGACCGACCACATCTTCGATCTCCTGGAGGTACCTGACGACGAGGAACCGCCGCTGGAGGAAGCGCTCGACATGTACCACGAGGACGACCAGCCGGTCGTCGAGGGCGCCGTCGAGAACGCGCTCGACTCGGGCGAGCCCTTCGACGTAGAGGTGCGGATCCGGACGGCCAGCGACGAGATCCGCTGGCTCCGGCTGCAGGGCGTTCCGGAGATCGATGACGGTGACACCGTGTCGTTCCGCGGAGCGGCCCAGGACATCACCGAGCAGGTTGAGCGCGAACGAAAACTCGAGGAGACGATCGACCAACTCGAGGAGTCGAACGAGCGCCTCGAGAGTCTGGCCAGCATGATCGCCCACGAACTGCGGAACCCGGTCGCAATCGGCCAGATTTACAGCCAGCGGTTGCCGGCTGAGACGGCTCCGGAGGCCGTTGACTACGTCGTCGAAGCGTTCGACCGGATCGAGAATATCGTTGACGTCCTGCTGGTCTTAACGCACGGACGCGAGACCGTTGGTGAACGGACCCCGGTATCGCTTGTAAACGTAGTTCAGGACGCCTGGGATGAAGTGGACGCACCCGATGCAACACTCCACGTCGATATCGACGGCGAGATACGAGGGGACCAGACGTACCTCCAGCACCTGTTCAGAAATCTCCTCGAAAATGCAGTTCAACATGGTGGCGCGGACGTCACCGTTCAGGTGGGGGGTGGATCGAACGAGTTCTTCGTGGCGGACGATGGATCCGGGATCCCGGCTGAAAACCGAGATGACGTGTTTAAATCCGGGTTCACTACGACAGCCGATGAAGGTGGGACCGGGTTGGGGCTGGCGTTCGTCAGAGAGTTGGCCGATCTGTACGGGTGGTCGTGTGCAGTGTCGGAGAGCGCAGCCGGTGGCGCGCGGATCGAATTTCAGGACGTCGATTTCGTCTCGGCGGGGTAA